In Sphingomonas panacisoli, one genomic interval encodes:
- the tuf gene encoding elongation factor Tu: protein MAKAKFERNKPHMNIGTIGHVDHGKTSLTAAITKILAENVAGNAAVDFANIDKAPEERERGITISTAHVEYETEARHYAHVDCPGHADYVKNMITGAAQMDGAILVVSATDGPMPQTREHILLARQVGVPAMVVFMNKVDLVDDAEILELVELEIRELLSSYDFPGDDIPVIPGSATAALNGGDDKLGKDAVLSLMKAVDEYLPQPERPLDKPFMMPIEDVFSISGRGTVVTGRVETGVVKVGEEVEIVGIQPEVRKTTVTGVEMFRKLLDQGQAGDNIGALIRGVGREDVERGQVLCKPGSIKPHTDFSSEVYVLSKEEGGRHTPFFANYRPQFYFRTTDVTGTVELPSGTEMVMPGDNVALGIKLIAPIAMDVGQRFTIREGGRTVGSGIVSGITK, encoded by the coding sequence ATGGCGAAGGCAAAGTTTGAGCGGAACAAGCCGCACATGAACATCGGCACCATCGGTCACGTCGACCATGGCAAGACGTCGCTGACGGCAGCGATCACCAAGATTCTGGCCGAGAACGTTGCGGGCAACGCAGCGGTCGACTTCGCCAACATCGACAAGGCGCCGGAAGAGCGCGAGCGCGGCATCACCATCTCGACCGCGCACGTCGAGTATGAGACCGAAGCGCGCCACTACGCGCACGTCGATTGCCCGGGCCACGCCGACTATGTGAAGAACATGATCACCGGCGCCGCGCAGATGGACGGCGCGATCCTGGTCGTGTCGGCCACCGACGGCCCGATGCCGCAGACCCGCGAGCACATCCTGCTCGCGCGCCAGGTCGGCGTGCCGGCGATGGTCGTGTTCATGAACAAGGTCGACCTGGTCGACGACGCCGAGATCCTCGAGCTGGTCGAGCTGGAAATCCGCGAGCTTCTCAGCTCGTACGACTTCCCGGGCGACGACATCCCCGTGATCCCGGGCTCGGCCACTGCTGCGCTGAACGGCGGCGACGACAAGCTCGGCAAGGACGCCGTCCTCAGCCTGATGAAGGCGGTCGACGAATACCTGCCGCAGCCGGAGCGTCCGCTCGATAAGCCGTTCATGATGCCGATCGAAGACGTGTTCTCGATCTCGGGTCGCGGTACCGTCGTCACCGGCCGCGTCGAGACCGGCGTGGTCAAGGTCGGTGAGGAAGTCGAGATCGTCGGCATCCAGCCGGAAGTCCGCAAGACCACCGTCACGGGCGTCGAAATGTTCCGCAAGCTGCTCGACCAGGGCCAGGCCGGCGACAATATCGGCGCGCTGATCCGCGGCGTGGGCCGTGAGGACGTCGAGCGTGGCCAGGTTCTCTGCAAGCCGGGCTCGATCAAGCCGCACACCGACTTCTCGTCGGAAGTGTACGTGCTGTCGAAGGAAGAAGGCGGCCGTCACACGCCGTTCTTCGCCAACTATCGTCCGCAGTTCTACTTCCGCACGACCGACGTGACCGGCACCGTTGAGCTGCCTTCGGGCACCGAAATGGTCATGCCGGGCGACAACGTCGCGCTGGGCATCAAGCTCATCGCACCGATCGCCATGGACGTCGGCCAGCGCTTCACCATCCGCGAGGGTGGCCGCACGGTCGGTTCGGGCATCGTCTCGGGCATCACCAAGTAA
- the rpsL gene encoding 30S ribosomal protein S12, with amino-acid sequence MPTINQLVRKGRDPQKAKSKVPAMEQNPQKRGVCTRVYTTTPKKPNSALRKVAKVRLTNQREVISYIPGEGHNLQEHSVVLIRGGRVRDLPGVRYHVLRGVLDTQGVKDRKQSRSKYGAKRPK; translated from the coding sequence ATGCCAACGATCAACCAGCTGGTCCGCAAGGGCCGCGACCCGCAGAAGGCCAAGTCGAAGGTCCCTGCGATGGAGCAGAACCCGCAGAAGCGCGGCGTCTGCACCCGCGTCTATACGACGACCCCGAAGAAGCCGAATTCGGCGCTGCGCAAGGTGGCCAAGGTCCGCCTGACCAACCAGCGCGAAGTCATCAGCTACATCCCCGGTGAGGGCCACAACCTTCAGGAGCACTCGGTGGTCCTGATCCGTGGCGGCCGTGTGCGCGACCTTCCCGGTGTGCGTTACCACGTGCTGCGTGGCGTGCTCGACACGCAGGGTGTCAAGGATCGCAAGCAGAGCCGTTCGAAGTACGGCGCGAAGCGTCCGAAATAA
- a CDS encoding S41 family peptidase — MRYALVAASVLLLGAAPADKLGAADYASDAKALEGLIRDNYAYMDDLPGGVVPSSPQLNAERDAVRDRDALLHYAEDMIAALADHHALTGSSFKDDWAIVPSYADIWIVKKGDAYVVDAVKDGSVAAKAGVRVGERLIEADGQRINAAVAAFWSRMGLQPIGERAPFAARVIAAGRRDRPRVLTFAGPAGERTLTLDSLYKDQPDRPALTVTTASGVTTVRFNNSIGDLDTIKAFDAAMAKLPAKAPVVIDVTDVPSGGTTAIARAVMGWFVTKPMPYQMHQLPSEERETGIKRQWVEFVLPRAGKYHPGPVSVRAGRWTGSMGEGMAVGFLALGKRVCGGPMAGLKGGVYDFDLPKTGLRVKFPAERIYSVAGAPREKVVLKPCR; from the coding sequence ATGAGATATGCGTTGGTCGCAGCAAGCGTGCTGCTTCTTGGCGCAGCGCCGGCGGACAAGCTCGGCGCCGCCGATTATGCGTCCGACGCAAAAGCGCTCGAAGGGCTGATCCGCGACAATTACGCGTACATGGACGATCTGCCGGGCGGCGTCGTGCCGTCGTCGCCGCAGCTCAATGCCGAGCGCGACGCGGTGCGCGATCGCGACGCGTTGCTCCACTATGCCGAGGACATGATCGCCGCGCTCGCCGATCACCACGCGTTGACGGGTAGTTCGTTCAAGGACGATTGGGCGATCGTGCCGAGCTATGCCGACATCTGGATCGTCAAGAAGGGCGACGCGTACGTCGTCGATGCGGTCAAGGACGGCAGCGTCGCAGCGAAGGCCGGGGTTCGCGTCGGCGAGCGGTTGATCGAGGCGGACGGGCAGCGGATTAACGCCGCGGTCGCCGCATTCTGGTCGCGGATGGGCCTGCAGCCGATCGGCGAGCGCGCGCCCTTTGCGGCGCGCGTGATTGCGGCGGGGCGGCGGGACCGGCCGCGCGTGCTGACCTTCGCCGGTCCGGCCGGCGAGCGCACGCTGACGTTGGACAGTCTCTACAAGGACCAGCCCGACCGCCCCGCGCTGACCGTGACGACCGCAAGTGGCGTGACGACGGTCCGCTTCAACAATTCGATCGGCGATCTCGACACGATCAAGGCGTTCGACGCGGCGATGGCCAAGCTGCCGGCCAAGGCGCCGGTGGTGATCGACGTCACCGACGTACCGTCCGGCGGCACGACGGCGATCGCACGGGCGGTGATGGGATGGTTCGTGACCAAGCCGATGCCGTACCAGATGCACCAGCTGCCGTCCGAAGAGCGCGAGACGGGCATCAAGCGGCAATGGGTCGAATTTGTCCTGCCGCGCGCGGGCAAATATCATCCCGGCCCGGTCAGCGTACGCGCGGGCCGCTGGACGGGCAGCATGGGCGAGGGGATGGCGGTCGGATTCCTCGCGCTCGGCAAGCGGGTCTGTGGCGGGCCGATGGCCGGGCTCAAGGGCGGCGTCTACGACTTCGACCTCCCCAAGACAGGGTTGCGGGTGAAGTTTCCGGCCGAACGCATCTACTCCGTCGCCGGGGCGCCGCGCGAAAAGGTCGTGCTCAAGCCGTGTCGCTAA
- a CDS encoding acyl-CoA thioesterase → MSATPPERMPDIRVTVMAADANPYGSAFVGWLFGQMALAGGSLASRLSGKRAPVVAADGFTFTAPAAIGDELSVWAEVAAKGNTSMTIATEAWKRDRHGEAVAKVAEGNFVFVGMER, encoded by the coding sequence ATGAGCGCGACGCCGCCTGAGCGCATGCCGGACATCCGCGTGACGGTGATGGCCGCCGACGCCAATCCCTATGGCAGCGCGTTCGTCGGCTGGCTGTTCGGCCAGATGGCATTGGCCGGCGGTAGCTTAGCGTCGCGGCTGAGCGGCAAGCGTGCCCCGGTGGTGGCGGCGGACGGCTTCACCTTCACCGCACCCGCCGCGATCGGCGACGAACTGTCGGTCTGGGCCGAAGTCGCGGCCAAGGGCAACACCTCGATGACGATCGCGACCGAAGCGTGGAAGCGCGACCGGCACGGTGAAGCGGTGGCCAAAGTCGCCGAGGGCAATTTCGTGTTCGTGGGGATGGAGCGATGA
- a CDS encoding acyl-CoA thioesterase, with amino-acid sequence MTDTPPNREPSIRVTAMPADANAYGDIFGGWLMSLMDSAAGLIAARHSHGRAVTIAMDGMQFHAPVHIGDEVSVYAELAKVGRSSMLIDVQAFARDRHRDDFRRVTEARFTFVAIDQDRKPRAVVPE; translated from the coding sequence ATGACTGACACGCCGCCGAACCGCGAGCCGTCGATCCGCGTCACCGCGATGCCGGCCGATGCCAATGCCTATGGCGACATTTTCGGCGGCTGGCTGATGAGCCTGATGGATTCGGCCGCCGGGCTGATCGCGGCGCGCCACTCGCACGGCCGCGCGGTGACGATCGCGATGGACGGGATGCAGTTCCACGCGCCGGTGCATATCGGCGACGAGGTGTCGGTCTACGCCGAGCTGGCCAAGGTCGGGCGTTCGTCGATGCTGATCGATGTCCAGGCGTTCGCGCGCGACCGCCACCGCGACGATTTCCGCCGCGTGACCGAGGCGCGCTTCACCTTCGTCGCGATCGACCAGGACCGGAAACCGCGCGCGGTGGTGCCGGAATGA
- a CDS encoding pyruvate dehydrogenase complex dihydrolipoamide acetyltransferase, whose translation MPIEIKMPALSPTMEEGTLAKWLVKAGDTVKSGDLMAEIETDKATMEFEAVDEGVIAEIVVPEGTDNVKVGAVIAILAGEGEDASAAKAAPATKKEEPKAEASKEEAKQAPAPAPAPAPAPTPAPAASGDRVKASPLARRLAAEKGVEISALTGSGPNGRIVKADVEGAKPGAAPAQAGTVSTAEAPAQAAAPAKPATIPDIPHEATKLSNVRKTIARRLTESKQQVPHIYLTVDIQLDKLLKLRGDLNKSLESRGVKLSVNDLIIKALAASLIQVPKCNVMFTPDQLISFSRADISVAVSTPSGLITPIIAGANTKGVAAISTEMKDLAARARDNKLKPEEYQGGTASLSNMGMFGIKQFEAVINPPQGMIMAIGAGEKRPYVIDDALGVATVMSATGSFDHRAIDGADGAELMQAFKALIENPLGMLA comes from the coding sequence ATGCCCATCGAGATCAAGATGCCCGCTTTGTCGCCGACGATGGAGGAGGGGACGCTGGCCAAGTGGCTGGTCAAGGCGGGCGATACGGTCAAGTCGGGCGACCTGATGGCGGAGATCGAGACCGACAAGGCGACGATGGAATTCGAGGCGGTCGACGAAGGCGTGATCGCCGAGATCGTCGTGCCGGAGGGCACCGACAACGTGAAGGTCGGCGCGGTGATCGCGATCCTGGCGGGCGAGGGTGAGGATGCGTCCGCCGCGAAGGCTGCGCCCGCGACGAAGAAGGAAGAACCCAAGGCGGAGGCGTCGAAGGAAGAGGCCAAGCAAGCCCCTGCGCCTGCGCCTGCGCCTGCGCCTGCACCGACTCCCGCGCCCGCAGCGTCGGGCGATCGCGTGAAGGCATCGCCGCTCGCGCGCCGTCTGGCCGCCGAAAAGGGCGTCGAGATTTCCGCGCTGACCGGCTCGGGTCCCAACGGCCGGATCGTCAAGGCGGACGTCGAGGGCGCGAAGCCCGGCGCGGCGCCCGCGCAGGCCGGCACCGTGTCGACGGCCGAGGCGCCTGCACAAGCCGCCGCACCCGCCAAGCCCGCGACAATCCCGGACATTCCGCACGAGGCGACCAAGCTGTCGAACGTCCGCAAGACGATCGCGCGCCGCCTGACCGAATCGAAGCAGCAGGTCCCGCACATCTACCTGACGGTGGACATCCAGCTCGACAAATTGCTCAAGCTGCGCGGCGACCTCAACAAGAGCCTCGAAAGTCGCGGCGTGAAGCTGTCGGTCAACGATCTCATCATCAAGGCGCTCGCGGCCAGTCTCATCCAGGTGCCGAAGTGCAACGTGATGTTTACACCTGACCAGCTGATCAGCTTCAGCCGCGCCGACATTTCGGTCGCGGTCTCGACGCCGTCGGGCCTGATCACGCCGATCATCGCGGGCGCCAACACCAAGGGCGTCGCCGCGATCTCGACCGAGATGAAGGACCTCGCGGCCCGCGCCCGCGACAACAAGCTCAAGCCCGAGGAATATCAGGGCGGCACTGCGAGCCTGTCCAACATGGGCATGTTCGGGATCAAGCAGTTCGAGGCGGTGATCAACCCGCCGCAGGGCATGATCATGGCGATCGGCGCGGGCGAGAAGCGGCCGTACGTGATCGACGACGCGCTGGGGGTCGCGACGGTGATGTCGGCGACCGGCAGTTTCGACCACCGCGCGATCGACGGCGCCGACGGCGCCGAACTGATGCAGGCGTTCAAGGCGCTGATCGAGAACCCGCTGGGCATGCTGGCTTAA
- the lpdA gene encoding dihydrolipoyl dehydrogenase, whose translation MADTYDLIILGSGPGGYVAAIRAAQLGLKTAIVERELLGGICLNWGCIPTKALLRSAEIFHYMQHAKDYGLAAEKITADLDAVVKRSRGVAKQLNQGVTHLMKKNKITVHMGAGKLLGGGKLEVSGDKGKEVLTAKNIIVATGARARDLPGTPADGKRIWTYRHAMTPSEMPTKLLVIGSGAIGIEFASFYKDMGSDVTVVEMLDRLVPVEDADVSAFLEKALKKQGMTIMTKAGVDKLEVGASGVKATIKDKDGKATTAEFSHVIVAIGIVPNTENIGLEALGVETDRGFVKTGPDCKTNVAGLYAIGDITAPPWLAHKASHEGVIAAEAIAGKHPHAMDPLNIPGCTYCHPQIASVGLTEAKAKEAGYELKVGTFPFIGNGKAIALGEAEGFVKTVFDAKTGELLGAHMIGAEVTEMIQGYTVGKTLETTEAELMETVFPHPTISEAMHESVLAAYGRALHI comes from the coding sequence GTGGCTGACACTTACGACCTCATCATCCTCGGCTCCGGGCCCGGCGGCTATGTCGCGGCGATCCGCGCTGCGCAGCTCGGGCTGAAGACCGCGATCGTGGAGCGCGAACTGCTCGGCGGGATCTGCCTCAACTGGGGGTGCATCCCGACCAAGGCGCTGCTGCGCTCGGCAGAGATTTTCCACTACATGCAGCATGCCAAGGATTACGGGCTAGCCGCGGAGAAGATCACCGCCGATCTCGACGCCGTCGTGAAGCGCTCGCGCGGGGTAGCGAAGCAGCTCAATCAGGGCGTCACGCACCTGATGAAGAAGAACAAGATCACCGTGCACATGGGCGCCGGCAAGCTGCTCGGCGGCGGCAAGCTGGAAGTGAGCGGCGACAAGGGCAAGGAAGTCCTGACCGCGAAGAACATCATCGTTGCGACCGGCGCTCGGGCGCGCGACCTGCCGGGCACGCCCGCCGACGGCAAGCGCATCTGGACCTATCGCCACGCGATGACGCCGAGCGAGATGCCGACCAAGCTGCTGGTCATCGGGTCGGGCGCGATCGGAATCGAGTTTGCGAGCTTCTACAAGGATATGGGCTCGGATGTTACGGTGGTCGAGATGCTCGACCGACTCGTCCCGGTCGAGGATGCCGACGTCTCGGCCTTCCTGGAAAAGGCGCTGAAGAAGCAGGGCATGACGATCATGACCAAGGCCGGCGTCGACAAGCTCGAGGTGGGCGCGTCGGGCGTGAAGGCGACGATCAAGGACAAGGACGGCAAGGCGACCACCGCCGAGTTCAGCCACGTCATCGTCGCGATCGGCATCGTGCCGAATACCGAGAATATCGGCCTGGAGGCGCTGGGCGTCGAGACCGATCGCGGGTTCGTGAAGACCGGGCCCGATTGCAAGACCAACGTCGCCGGCCTCTACGCGATCGGCGACATCACCGCGCCGCCTTGGTTGGCGCACAAGGCGAGCCATGAAGGCGTGATCGCCGCCGAGGCGATCGCGGGCAAGCATCCGCACGCGATGGATCCGCTCAACATCCCGGGCTGCACCTATTGCCACCCGCAGATCGCGAGCGTCGGGCTGACCGAGGCGAAGGCGAAGGAAGCCGGCTACGAGCTGAAGGTCGGCACCTTCCCGTTCATCGGCAACGGCAAGGCGATTGCGCTGGGCGAGGCGGAAGGCTTCGTGAAAACGGTGTTCGACGCGAAGACCGGTGAACTGCTCGGCGCGCACATGATCGGCGCCGAAGTGACAGAGATGATCCAGGGCTATACGGTCGGCAAGACGCTGGAGACGACCGAGGCGGAGTTGATGGAAACGGTGTTCCCGCATCCGACGATCAGCGAAGCGATGCACGAAAGCGTGCTGGCGGCGTACGGGCGGGCGCTGCATATCTAG
- the rpsG gene encoding 30S ribosomal protein S7 encodes MARRRRPEKREILPDPKFGDEVLSKFMNSVMLDGKKSVAEGIVYSAMETVETRAKKDPLGVFHDALNNIKPGIEVRSRRVGGATYQVPVEVRPERAQALAIRWLISAARARSENTMSARLSGELLDASNNRGNAVKKREDTHRMAEANRAFSHYRW; translated from the coding sequence ATGGCTCGTCGTCGTCGTCCCGAGAAGCGGGAAATCCTGCCTGATCCCAAGTTTGGTGATGAGGTCCTGTCGAAATTCATGAACAGCGTCATGCTGGACGGCAAGAAGTCGGTCGCGGAAGGCATCGTCTATTCGGCGATGGAAACCGTCGAGACTCGCGCCAAGAAGGACCCGCTCGGCGTGTTCCATGACGCGCTGAACAACATCAAGCCGGGCATCGAAGTCCGTTCGCGCCGCGTCGGCGGTGCGACGTATCAGGTTCCGGTCGAAGTGCGCCCCGAGCGTGCCCAGGCGCTGGCGATCCGCTGGCTGATCTCGGCCGCGCGTGCGCGCAGCGAGAACACCATGTCGGCGCGCCTGTCGGGCGAGCTGCTCGACGCGTCGAACAATCGCGGCAACGCGGTCAAGAAGCGCGAAGACACGCACCGCATGGCGGAAGCGAACCGCGCGTTCTCGCACTACCGTTGGTAA
- a CDS encoding bactofilin family protein translates to MFSKRDDAPASSSYQPAPAAKRAAPGGFSVIGPDIQITGNVRATADLHIEGRIEGDLDCGNLVLGAEAVVNGQVRAETARIAGTIEGSVAIRQLVVESGARITGDVEYESVSLENGAHIDGRMKHAALKPASVVPAIGGPKELKMVDATTEQAA, encoded by the coding sequence ATGTTCAGCAAGCGCGACGACGCACCGGCGTCTTCATCCTATCAGCCCGCACCCGCGGCGAAGCGCGCCGCGCCCGGCGGTTTTTCGGTGATCGGCCCGGACATCCAGATCACCGGCAACGTCCGCGCGACCGCCGACCTGCATATCGAGGGACGGATCGAGGGGGACCTCGATTGCGGTAACCTCGTGCTCGGCGCCGAAGCGGTGGTGAACGGCCAGGTCCGCGCCGAGACCGCCCGCATCGCCGGCACGATCGAGGGATCAGTCGCGATCCGTCAGCTCGTGGTCGAATCGGGCGCGCGGATCACCGGCGACGTTGAATATGAATCGGTCTCGCTGGAAAACGGCGCGCATATCGACGGCCGCATGAAGCACGCCGCGCTCAAGCCCGCCTCGGTCGTTCCCGCGATCGGCGGGCCGAAGGAGCTCAAGATGGTCGACGCGACGACCGAACAGGCCGCCTGA
- the fusA gene encoding elongation factor G, whose protein sequence is MARSHPLELYRNIGIMAHIDAGKTTTTERILYYTGKSYKIGEVHEGTATMDWMEQEQERGITITSAATTCKWKAEDGKGPEHLINIIDTPGHVDFTIEVERSLRVLDGAVACFDGVAGVEPQSETVWRQADKYGVPRMCFVNKLDRTGADFYYCVNSIIERLGARPAVLYLPIGIEGGFKGLVDLVENRAIIWLEESLGAKFEYQDIPDDLKEKAAKYRNDLIEMAVEQDDDVMEQYLEGNEPDVATLKKLIRKGTLAMSFVPIVCGSAFKNKGVQPLLDAVVDYLPSPLDIPDVQGVKLDGETPDSRPASDDAPLSLLAFKIMNDPFVGSLTFARIYSGKLEKGQYLNSVKDKKEKIGRMLLMHANSREDIDEARAGDIVAIAGLKETTTGDTLCDMQHPIILERMEFPEPVIELSVEPKTKADQEKMGVALNRLAAEDPSFRVTTDHESGQTIIKGMGELHLEILVDRMKREFKVEANVGAPQVAYREYLKKPVDIDYTHKKQSGGTGQFGRVKVKLTPGERGAGIIFKDEIKGGNIPKEYIPAIEKGFRETAATGSLVGFPIIDFEILLYDGAYHDVDSSALAFEICARGAMREAAQKSGITLLEPVMKVEVVTPEDYLGDVIGDMNSRRGQIQGTDARGNAQTVDAMVPLANMFGYVNSLRSFTQGRASYSMQFSHYDEVPQNVADEVKAKLA, encoded by the coding sequence ATGGCCCGCAGCCATCCGCTCGAACTCTATCGTAACATCGGCATCATGGCGCACATCGATGCCGGCAAGACGACGACGACCGAGCGCATCCTGTATTACACCGGCAAGTCCTACAAGATCGGCGAAGTGCACGAAGGCACCGCGACGATGGACTGGATGGAGCAGGAGCAGGAGCGCGGGATCACGATCACGTCGGCGGCGACCACCTGCAAGTGGAAGGCCGAGGACGGCAAGGGCCCCGAGCATCTGATCAACATCATCGACACGCCGGGCCACGTCGACTTCACGATCGAAGTCGAGCGTTCGCTGCGCGTGCTCGACGGCGCGGTCGCGTGTTTCGACGGCGTTGCGGGCGTCGAGCCGCAGTCGGAAACCGTGTGGCGTCAGGCCGACAAGTACGGCGTGCCGCGCATGTGTTTCGTCAACAAGCTCGATCGCACCGGCGCCGATTTTTATTATTGCGTCAACTCGATCATCGAGCGCCTCGGCGCGCGTCCGGCCGTGCTGTATCTGCCGATCGGCATCGAAGGCGGCTTCAAGGGCCTGGTCGACCTGGTCGAGAACCGCGCGATCATCTGGCTCGAAGAGAGCTTGGGCGCGAAGTTCGAATATCAGGACATCCCGGATGACCTGAAGGAAAAGGCCGCCAAGTATCGCAACGACCTGATCGAAATGGCCGTCGAGCAAGACGACGACGTCATGGAGCAGTATCTCGAGGGCAACGAGCCCGACGTTGCGACGCTGAAGAAGCTGATCCGCAAGGGGACGCTGGCCATGTCGTTCGTGCCCATCGTGTGCGGCTCGGCGTTCAAGAACAAGGGCGTGCAGCCATTGCTCGACGCCGTCGTCGACTATCTGCCGTCGCCGCTCGACATTCCGGACGTGCAGGGCGTGAAGCTCGACGGCGAGACCCCGGATTCGCGTCCGGCTTCGGACGACGCGCCGCTGTCGCTGCTGGCGTTCAAGATCATGAACGACCCGTTCGTCGGCTCGCTCACCTTCGCGCGCATCTATTCGGGCAAGCTCGAAAAGGGCCAGTACCTGAACTCGGTGAAGGACAAGAAGGAAAAGATCGGCCGTATGCTCCTGATGCACGCGAATTCGCGTGAAGACATCGACGAGGCACGCGCCGGCGACATCGTCGCGATCGCGGGTCTCAAGGAAACCACGACCGGCGACACTTTGTGCGACATGCAGCACCCGATCATCCTCGAGCGCATGGAGTTCCCGGAACCCGTCATCGAGCTTTCGGTGGAACCGAAGACCAAGGCAGACCAGGAAAAGATGGGCGTCGCGCTCAACCGCCTGGCTGCCGAGGATCCCTCGTTCCGCGTGACGACCGATCACGAATCGGGTCAGACCATCATCAAGGGGATGGGCGAACTCCACCTCGAGATCCTGGTCGATCGCATGAAGCGCGAGTTCAAGGTCGAAGCGAACGTCGGTGCGCCGCAGGTGGCGTATCGCGAGTATCTGAAGAAGCCGGTCGACATCGACTACACGCACAAGAAGCAGTCGGGCGGTACCGGCCAGTTCGGTCGCGTGAAGGTCAAGCTGACCCCGGGCGAGCGCGGCGCGGGCATCATCTTCAAGGACGAGATCAAGGGCGGTAACATTCCGAAGGAATATATCCCCGCGATCGAGAAGGGCTTCCGCGAGACGGCGGCGACCGGTTCGCTGGTCGGCTTCCCGATCATCGACTTCGAGATCCTGCTGTACGACGGCGCGTATCACGACGTCGACTCGTCGGCGCTGGCGTTCGAAATCTGTGCCCGCGGCGCGATGCGCGAAGCGGCTCAGAAGTCGGGCATCACGCTGCTCGAGCCGGTCATGAAGGTCGAAGTCGTCACCCCGGAAGACTATCTGGGCGACGTCATCGGCGACATGAACAGCCGCCGCGGCCAGATCCAGGGCACCGATGCTCGCGGCAACGCGCAGACGGTCGATGCGATGGTCCCGCTGGCCAACATGTTCGGCTACGTGAACTCGCTGCGGTCGTTCACGCAGGGCCGCGCGAGCTACTCGATGCAGTTCTCGCATTACGACGAAGTGCCGCAGAATGTGGCCGACGAGGTAAAGGCCAAGCTCGCGTAA
- a CDS encoding GFA family protein — protein MPDWTLPMEGGCRCGKVRIRITMPPMVTMLCHCTGCQHMSASAFSTTIIVPTDGFEVTQGDTVIGGIHGDQGRHNHCDWCKSWMFTRIVPEQGFVNVRATMLDDPSWFVPFAEVYTSEALPWAIAGAPHSYEKFPPMEDYQKLIGAFAAQ, from the coding sequence ATGCCCGACTGGACGCTGCCGATGGAGGGGGGATGCCGCTGCGGCAAGGTGCGCATCCGTATCACCATGCCGCCGATGGTGACGATGCTGTGCCATTGCACCGGCTGCCAGCACATGAGCGCCAGCGCGTTTTCGACGACGATCATCGTGCCGACCGACGGCTTCGAGGTCACGCAGGGCGATACGGTGATCGGCGGGATCCACGGTGACCAGGGCCGGCACAACCATTGCGATTGGTGCAAGAGCTGGATGTTCACGCGGATCGTGCCCGAGCAGGGCTTCGTCAACGTCCGCGCGACGATGCTCGACGACCCGTCATGGTTCGTGCCGTTCGCGGAGGTCTATACCAGCGAGGCCTTGCCCTGGGCGATCGCTGGTGCTCCGCACAGCTACGAGAAATTCCCGCCGATGGAAGACTATCAGAAGCTGATCGGCGCGTTTGCCGCTCAGTAG